CACCTTGTGCAACACATTGATCAATGATGTTAGCAGATACCTCAGCCAAACGATAAACGTTTGCTTCTCTAGATCTGTAGTCACCACCTTTAACCGTGTCGTAAAATAATCTGTAAGTAGAGTCACCATCGTTTTGGTAATTCTTCGCTGCATTGATACCACCTTGCGCTGCAATAGAGTGTGCACGTCTTGGTGAATCTTGGTAGCAGAAAGACTTTACTGCGTAACCCATCTCAGCTAAAGAAGCTGCTGCAGATCCACCAGCAAGACCAGTCCCAACAACGATCACATCGATCAATCGTTTGTTTGCAGGGTTAACAACATTAATGTGGTTCTTATGATTCGTCCATTTATCTTTAATTGGACCTTTAGGTATTTTCGAATCTAATTTTGACATATCTCTTTGTTTATACCTTTAATTTAATGAGTGCAAATTCCTGAACAAAATGGTGCTGCTCCGATGAAATGAAGAATAGGAATGATTACAAAACCAAGCGTAATTACTATCACGTATCCTTGCGATACCATTTGAATGATCGGGTTATATTTTGAGTGATTTGCTCCTATCGATTGGAAAGCAGAAGTAAATCCATGGCTTAAATGAACACCTAATAAGATGAATGCTGCCTCATATATCGCAACATAATACCAGCTATCAAATAAACCTGTTACCATTTCGAAAGCAGTCATTCCGTCCATTCCCGTAAACTTCATTTTCACAAAGTAGTTAGCCAAGTGAAGTGCCAAGAAAGCCAAAAGAAGAAGACCGGTTAAAATCATGTTTCTAGATGCCCACGTAGAACTATCTGCTGCATCTTCAAATTCGTATTTGATAGGACGAGCTGCTCTGTTTTGCATCGTTAATTTAATACCCATTACAATGTGTACGATGAATCCGATTCCCAATACAGGTTGCATTACTTGAATCATCAGGTTAGTTTCCATAAAGTGAACAGCTTCGTTAAATAAGTCGGCGCCAATAAGCGACAAGCTGTTAATAAGAAGATGCATTGGTAAAAAAGTAATCAGAAACAATCCCGATAAGGACATCGTTACTTTTCTGACAATAGAAGACGACTGGCTCATTCTATATAGTGTTGGTTAATAAATTCAAAATTGTCTGCAAATGTACTACTCATAGACGAGAATTAAGGTGATAATGAGTGTGTTTTAGCGAATTCCTGCTGATTCTGTTACAAGAAAATAAAGGGTCAAGTATTATCTCGTATGGTTTCCTATATTTATTAATTCAATTCTATAAATCAAATGAAGTATTTACCTATTGATCGTCAGTTATTTATCGATAACAGACAACGATTTTCTGAATTACTCAAATCCAATTCCGTCGCCATTTTTAATTCCAATGATCAAATGCCCACTAACGCAGATGGAACAATGCCTTTCCGACAGAATAGCGACTTGTTTTATTTGTCTGGAATAGATCAAGAAGAAAGTATATTGGTGATCTATCCGAATGCTAAAGATGCCGCGCAAAGGGAGATGCTATTTGTAAAAGAAACAAATGCTGAGATTGCCATTTGGGAAGGACAAAAACATACAAAAGATTCAGCTACCTCTACTTCTGGAATTTCGTCTATTTATTGGCTACAAGATTTCGGAGACATCTTAACTCAACTTATTAAAGATTCTGATTACATCTATATAAATACTAACGAGCACAAAAGAGCGAGTACCGAAGTAGAAACTAGAGACGCCCGTTTTATTAATAAATTAGAACTCGATTATCCAGATGTAAAATTGGAGCAATCGGCTCCTCTAATGCATAATCTAAGAGCAATTAAATCGAGTATAGAGATAGACTTGATTCAGCAAGCTTGCGACATCACTGAAAAAGGATTTCGAAGAATATTAGGCTTCGTTAAACCAGGGGTAATGGAATATGAAATTGAAGCTGAATTGAGCCATGAATTCCTTAGAAACCGATCAAGAGGTTTTGCTTATGAGCCAATTATAGCAGGAGGTTTTAATGCATGTGTTCTACACTACTTAGAGAATAATAAAGAATGTAAAGACGGAGACCTCATGTTGTTAGATGTGGGGGCCGAATACGCTAATTATGCATCAGACTTAACCAGATCTATACCTGTTAATGGCAAGTTTTCGGATCGTCAGGCTGATGTTTACAATGCGGTTTTACATGTGATGAAACAAGCGGTTAAGATGTTGGTCGTGGGAAATAATCTCAGTGATTACCACAAGGCAGCTGGCAAATTAATGGAAGAAGAGCTTATAGGCTTGGGCTTACTAAATAAAGCAGAAGTTAAAAACCAAGATCCTACTAAACCTCTTTACAAGAAGTATTTCATGCATGGCACTTCTCATCATTTAGGTCTCGATGTGCATGATGTAGCAGACATGAACCGAACTTTTGAAGCCGGAATGGTTTTTACTTGTGAACCGGGAATCTATATCCGAGATGAAAATTTAGGAATTCGAATCGAAAACGACTACCTCATTACCGAAAATGGAGCTGTTGATTTAATGAAAAACATTCCTATTGAAATTGCTGAGATTGAGTCCCTAATGGCCTAACTAGCACAATACGCTATTTTTACTAGCAGCGTTTACAATTATTATACTGTCTAATTAGTAAGAGATATCTTTTATTAATTCTAATAACAATTTCAACACAATGAAAGACCCAAAAGAACTTCTGAATCCGGAAATAAAGGCAGACCAATTAGATAAGAAATACAAGTTTGCCAATTATATAACTTCAATTTATTCCTTTAGTTAAAACCTTTCTATTAATGGAGTAGGCAAAGGTATCTTTGAGGTTTATAACCTTAACGGCATAGTCGTTAAGGAAGGAAGTTATTCCGTTGGAATAAATGGATTTGAAATTAACCAAACCGGTGGCTTCTTTATCAAAACGAATGATATTAAAGGAATCAAGTATCACAAAGTAACACTTGCTTAATCCAGACTAATCTACTTCTCATTTCTTTTATTGTCCTTGAAAGCATCCCAACCCTGAGCAGTAAGTTCCATAACTGTGTCACCTTTAGCAACCATGTTACAACCTTCACTTTCGTCGGTAACATGACCAATTATAGTAATGTGTGGATTTCCTTTAATTTTATCGTGATCGGATAAATCAACAGTAAAAAGGAGTTCATAATCCTCTCCCCCATTTAATACACACATTGCAGGATTCAAATCCATACTTACGGCCGCATTAATCATAGTTGAATCCATCGGGAATTTCTCTTCATACACACTACATCCCACTTTCGATTTATGGCAAATATGTAATAGCTCCGAAGCCAAGCCATCCGAAATATCGATCATAGAAGTTGGTTGAACCTTCATCTCTCCTAACATTTGAACGATATCTGTTCTTGCTTCAGGTTTTAACTGACGTTCTAAGATGTAATCGTTCCCACCCAAATCTGGTTGCATTTTCGGATTTTCCTTAAAAACCGCCTTTTCTCTTTCTAATAACTGAAGTCCCATATAAGCTGAACCAAGATCTCCGCTGACACAGATTAAATCATTCTTCTTGGCACCACCTCTAAATGCCAAAGTTTTTTTGTCCCCTTCACCAATAGCTGTAATGCTAATTATTAACCCCGAATTGGAAGTTGTTGTATCTCCTCCAACTAAATCAACCTTATACTTTTCGCAAGCCAAATGAATACCTCCGTAAATCTCTTCTATAGCCTCTAATGAAAAACGATTGGAGATGGCAATTGAAACGGTAATTTGCTTCGGTACTGCATTCATAGCAGCGATGTCCGATAGATTAACTACTACAGATTTATACCCTAAATGCTTTAATGGAACATAAGTAAGATCGAAGTGGACGCCCTCAACCAACATATCTGTAGAAACTACGGTCTGTTTATTTTTGTAATCCAAAACTGCGGCGTCATCTCCAACACCAACGGCACTCGATTTATTCACCAATTTCAAGTCTTTTGTTAAGTGCTCAATTAATCCAAATTCGCCTAATGACTCTAACTCTGTTCTGCCGCTATTTTCTAACATATATGAAGATCTTAATTTGTCCCAAAATTACAATATAAAAAGTCATTTCCCAGATGGATGAAAACCTTGCTAATAGCAGTGAAATAGCTACCTTTGCGTCGATTATGTTATTTAGACGTAAACTAAATAATAAGAAGTAAACTATAGGAAAATGATAAACGTTACAGATAACGCAAAAAACGAGGCCCTTAAGCTTATGGAGGCTGACAATATGGGCACCAAAGCCTTTATTCGAGTTGGAGTAAAAGGTGGTGGTTGTTCTGGTTTGATGTACGAATTAGAATTCGATACAGAGATAAAAGAAGGCGACAAGGAGTTTGAAGACAATGGTATCAAAGTGGTGGTTGAAAAGAAAAGCTTCTTGTATCTAATCGGAACGGAATTAGACTTCTCTGGAGGTTTAAACGGAAAAGGATTTGTGTTTAAAAATCCTAATGCAGATCGTACTTGCGGATGTGGCGAAAGCTTCGCTATATAATCTTCTAATCAATATATAAAATTATCAAATGGCGAATAAAGAAGATGCTCTTTTAGAAGAAGTAACCCAGCAAGAATACAAGTATGGGTTTACTACTGATATTGAGTCAGACCTTGCTCCAAAGGGTTTGAACGAAGATATTATTCGATTAATATCTTCTAAAAAAGAAGAGCCAGAATGGATGCTTGAATTTCGATTGAAGGCCTTCGCTCAATGGCAGAAAATGGAGGAACCAGAATGGGCACACGTTCATTATCCAAAGGTAGATTTCCAAGATGCACATTACTATGCTGCTCCAAAAGCAAAGGTTGTATTAGATAGCCTGGATGAGGTAGATCCTGAATTACTAAAAACATTCGAGAAGCTAGGAATATCTATCGACGAACAAAAAAAATTAACTGGTGTTGCAGTAGATATCGTTATGGATAGCGTTTCTGTTAAGACAACATTTACAGATGCGCTTTTCGAATTAGGTATCATCTTTTGCTCCTTTTCAGAAGCGATAAAAAATCATCCAGACTTAATTCGTAAGTATATGGGCTCTGTTGTTCCGATGACAGATAACTTTTATGCAACACTTAACAGCGCTGTATTTACTGATGGGTCTTTTTGCTACATTCCAAAAGGAGTAAGATG
This region of Flavobacteriales bacterium genomic DNA includes:
- a CDS encoding aminopeptidase P family protein, whose protein sequence is MKYLPIDRQLFIDNRQRFSELLKSNSVAIFNSNDQMPTNADGTMPFRQNSDLFYLSGIDQEESILVIYPNAKDAAQREMLFVKETNAEIAIWEGQKHTKDSATSTSGISSIYWLQDFGDILTQLIKDSDYIYINTNEHKRASTEVETRDARFINKLELDYPDVKLEQSAPLMHNLRAIKSSIEIDLIQQACDITEKGFRRILGFVKPGVMEYEIEAELSHEFLRNRSRGFAYEPIIAGGFNACVLHYLENNKECKDGDLMLLDVGAEYANYASDLTRSIPVNGKFSDRQADVYNAVLHVMKQAVKMLVVGNNLSDYHKAAGKLMEEELIGLGLLNKAEVKNQDPTKPLYKKYFMHGTSHHLGLDVHDVADMNRTFEAGMVFTCEPGIYIRDENLGIRIENDYLITENGAVDLMKNIPIEIAEIESLMA
- a CDS encoding iron-sulfur cluster assembly accessory protein is translated as MINVTDNAKNEALKLMEADNMGTKAFIRVGVKGGGCSGLMYELEFDTEIKEGDKEFEDNGIKVVVEKKSFLYLIGTELDFSGGLNGKGFVFKNPNADRTCGCGESFAI
- a CDS encoding succinate dehydrogenase cytochrome b subunit, which codes for MSQSSSIVRKVTMSLSGLFLITFLPMHLLINSLSLIGADLFNEAVHFMETNLMIQVMQPVLGIGFIVHIVMGIKLTMQNRAARPIKYEFEDAADSSTWASRNMILTGLLLLAFLALHLANYFVKMKFTGMDGMTAFEMVTGLFDSWYYVAIYEAAFILLGVHLSHGFTSAFQSIGANHSKYNPIIQMVSQGYVIVITLGFVIIPILHFIGAAPFCSGICTH
- the thiL gene encoding thiamine-phosphate kinase codes for the protein MLENSGRTELESLGEFGLIEHLTKDLKLVNKSSAVGVGDDAAVLDYKNKQTVVSTDMLVEGVHFDLTYVPLKHLGYKSVVVNLSDIAAMNAVPKQITVSIAISNRFSLEAIEEIYGGIHLACEKYKVDLVGGDTTTSNSGLIISITAIGEGDKKTLAFRGGAKKNDLICVSGDLGSAYMGLQLLEREKAVFKENPKMQPDLGGNDYILERQLKPEARTDIVQMLGEMKVQPTSMIDISDGLASELLHICHKSKVGCSVYEEKFPMDSTMINAAVSMDLNPAMCVLNGGEDYELLFTVDLSDHDKIKGNPHITIIGHVTDESEGCNMVAKGDTVMELTAQGWDAFKDNKRNEK